The Pseudomonadota bacterium DNA window TACGTACATCGACCTCGACAATCCACCGGACTGGTTTCTGGCGATATCGCCCCTGGGCAAGGTCCCCCTGCTCCGCGTGGACGACGCCGTGCTGTTCGAGTCCGCGGCGATCAACGAGTACATCGACGAGACCCACGGTGCGCCGCTGCACCCCGAGGAGCCGCTGCGTCGCGCCCACAACCGCGCGTGGATCGAGTTTGCCTCGAACCTGATCGGCGTTGGCTACCGCTCGGTGATCGCGCAGGACGAGGCCAGCTACCTCGCGGTGATGGACGAGCGCGACGGCATGCTGACCCACCTCGAGGGTCAGCTCTCTGGCGGGCCCTACTTCAACGGCTCGGTGTTCTCACTCGCCGACACGGCGTTCGCGCCCGTGTTTGTTCGCCAGGCCATCACCGAGCCGCTGCACGCACGCGAGTCGCTCGCTGACTTCCCCAAGTGCCAACAGTGGCGCGATGCGCTGCTCGCACTCGACTACGTCCAGAACTCGGCGCCCGCCGACCTCGCAGACCGCTACAAGGCGCGATTCGGCAAGAGCTACCTCTACAACCACTGATGGCGTCGATGGACTGCTTCGTCTACAAGGGCGGGCTCAAGCCCGACTGCTACCTCTATGTCGCGACCAAGGGCGTGTTCGATGCAGTCCCTTCTGCCTTGCTGGAACAACTTGGCACCCTGGAGCTCGTGCTGCAGTTCGACCTGCACCCCGAGCGCACGTTGGCGCAGGAAGACGCCCGCAGCGTCATCACCAGCCTGAACGAGCGCGGATTCCACTTGCAGATGCCGCCCCCACCCGAACAGCTCCCACACTGACAAAAACGACAAAAGGCCGCGTGATGCGGCCTTTGCGACGTGGTGGGCGCGCGTCAGTTGCCGCGCTGCACCACACCCACCGACGGGGTTTGCGAGGCGAAGTACGCCGCGAGATCGGCGATGTCCTGATCGCTGAGGTTCGCGGCAAACCCGCTCATCAGCGCATTGTCGCGCGCCCCGCTTCGGTAACTCTTGAGCGCGTGCACCAGGTAACTGTCGTACTGGCCGGCCAGTTTCGGGTTCGTCGGAATCACGCTGTTGCCATCGGCGCCGTGGCAAGCCGCACAGGTCGTGGACAATTCCTGCCCACGCACGACGTCCCCGGTGGCGAACACCGGCCCGCCGGTGACGAGCAGCGCAGCCACTGAAAGAGAGGTGAAAATCTTCATAGGAGTGCGCTCAACTTAGGGTTTCAGTTCAGACAAGAACGCCGCAATGTCGGCGATGTCCTCATCGCTCAGTTGAGCAGCATTGGCGTGCATCGTCGCATGGGGGCGGTCCCTCTCGCGGTAGGCCTTGAGCGCAGCAACGAGGTAGTCGGCATGCTGACCAGCCAGCTTGGGCACCAGGAAGGTCGGGTAGGCGTTCACCCACTTGTTGATGCCATGGCACCCCAAACACGTTTCGAATTTGGTCTTGCCAGCCACTGGATCGGCCGCCATCACTGTGCCCGCTGAAATCAGCGCCGCCGCTGCCAATGCAAGCATGGTTTTCTTCATTGTGAGGTTCCAGTTCGGATATCAAAGACGCGCGCCGTGAAGCAGGACAGGCTGCGCCACCGACAAAAACGGATGCGCCCAGGCGCGGGCGACGCCGGGCTTCAACTGCACGGCCGCAAGCGGACCCGCTCACCCGCCAAGCCCCTCGACGGGTGACCAGGCTGGTCAAATCCGGTATCCTGCGAGCCCTGCAATCGGGCAAATCCCCGCGCAATTATAGAGCAGCCGCGCCAGGCATTCGAGCCAAAAATGTGGCACGCCAGCCCAGCCTTGTCGCGACCGATCTTGCCTGACGTTCCCGCTTAGAAATGGCGCGCCGCCCGCGTACGGTGGTTGGGCGCGTCACGCACGGAGCCGCGCCCGCCTTGTCCACTGAACGCTCTTCCGTTGGCCCGCTCTCCGCTGCCGTGGCCGCCGCGCTGCCCACCACCGCCACCGCTGCAGACGCCGCCACCGCCGACGCCCTGCTGACCGCGTTGCGCGACCCGGGCATCGCCACGGCGCTGGGTGTCGGCATTGGCGTAGGCGCTCTGCTGGCCGTGCTGCTCCGCCGCAAGACCGCCGCGGCCGCGCCCACCACAACAGACACGGACACCGACCTCCCCAACCGCCCGCTTGGCCAGTGGACCGGCCTCTGCCACGCCTTGAGCGTACGCACCGGCGCGCGACTGGTGTGCATCCACATCAGTGACGACGGCCTGGAGTGCGCGCTGAAGGCGGCCTGGCAAGCAACCGGCGACACGCACGCCACGCTGAATTTCACCCTGCCGCCGCCGTCAAACGAAACGCGCGTGTACAACGCCGACCGCGCGCCGCTGCCCTCGGTGACCCAGATTGCCGCCAGCGGCGCGGTCGCCGGCGTGAGCGTCCCGGTCCTCTCACCGAGCCGCCGGCCGGTTGGCTGGCTGAGCGCGTTTTTCGACCACGTCGAGCTCGACCCGGGCGGCCAGGCCGCAGCGCACGAGACCGCCGCACTCGTCGGCGCGCTCCACCACCTCGCCAGCACACCGACCGTGAACGTCCCGCCCGGACTCGCGACGGGACTCTCCTGCGTGCCAGCCGCCGTTGCGCTGCGCGACGAGCACGGCAACCTGCTCGAGAGCAACGACAGCTTTCGCATCCTGTTTGCCGACTGCGACGACGAGGACCAGACCCAACTCGACGGCATCGAGGAGGACGCGTCGCTGCTGCCGAGCGCGCTCGAGGCGCTGTACACCGCCGAACACGAGGTCCGTCGGCGCAGCACCGCCGTCGTGCGTGCCCTGGCCATCGAGCAGAACGGCCGACGCATCAACTGCTGCTTTCTCGGCAGCCCGCTGTTTCACGACGGCCGCATCACGGGCTACGCCAGCGTGGTGCTCGACACCGGGCTCGACACCGACAGCCTCAGCGCCCTGCCAACCAGCCAGGAACAACGCGCACTGCAGACCTTGCGCGCGATCGGCGAGGCGGTCATCTCGCTCGACACCGACGGCGGCATTCGCCACCTCAACCCGGCCGCCGAGCGCTTGATCGGCCTCGAGCTCGCCGATGCGATCGACCGCCCCTTCGTCGATGCATGCGCGCTGCGCGACGCGAGCACGGGCGAACCTTTCGACTTGCACAGCTACCTCAAGCGCGCGGTCCCCAGTGTTCAGGTCGACTGCGTGCTCGAAGCCGCCTCGGCGCCGGCAACCGGCAGCGACCCCGCGACGCCGGCCCGAGCGGCGATGGACCTCTCGACCACCCAGCAGAGCGCGCGTCGCGTGCACCTCACACTGAGCAGCGTGCTGGACCGCGGCGGCACACCGATCGGCGCCGCCGTCACGCTCAGTGATATCACGCTCCAGCACCGCATCACCAACCAGCTGATGCACCAGGCAACGCACGACCCGGTCACCGCGTTGATCAACCGCCAGCAGTTCATCTCGACGCTCGAGGCGGCGCTGCGCACGGTCCAGACCGAAGGGCATGACCAGGTCCTCGTGCAGATCGACCTCGACGATTTCAAGCTCATCAACGACGGCGTCGGCCACTTCGCGGGCGACGCGCTGTTGGCCCAACTGACGCCGTTGATACAGCGCCACATCCAGCCCGACGATGTGCTGGGCCGACTCGGTGGCGACGAATTCGGCCTGCTGCTGATGCACACCGACATCGTGCGCGCCAAGGCCGTGGCCGACCGCATCACCTCCGAGCTGTCGGCGTTCAAATTCGAGTGGAGCGGCAAACGCTACGACGTGCGTGCCAGCATCGGCCTCACACCGGTGCTCGCCGACGTGCCGAGCGCGATGGAGCTGATGCAACGCGCGGATGTGGCGTGTCAAACCGCCAAGGATTCACCCCACTGGGATGTGTTCATCTACGGCTCGGGCGACTCCGAGCCGGCACGCAAGCACGGCACCATGCAGATGGTCAACGTGCTGCACCACGCGCTCGAGCACGACGGCTTCTGCCTCTTTGCCCAACCCATCATCGCGCTCGATGCGTCGGTGCGGGCCCGCGGCACGCAACACTACGAGTTGTTGCTGCGCATGCTCGACCCCAACGGGCAGGCCGTCAGTCCGGGCCGGTTCCTCGGCGCAGCCGAGCGCTACGGCCTGACGAGCAAGATCGATCGCTGGGTCATCGAGAACGCGCTCGCCCTCGCGGGCAACACCTTCCACGAACACGGCTACGAGTTCGGTGTCAACCTGTCGGGGTCGTCGCTGAGCGACCCGACGCTGCTCGACTTCATCTCGCGCGAGATGAACCGCTACGACTTCCAGAACAACTGCCTGTGCTTCGAGATCACCGAGACCGAGGCCATCGTCGACCTGGACGTCGCGCGGCACGTGATCCTCTCGCTGCGGGACCGTGGCTGCCGCTTTGCGCTGGACGACTTCGGCAGCGGGTTGTCGTCCTTCACGTACCTCAAACACCTGCCGGTGGACTACCTGAAAATCGACGGTAGCTTCGTCAAGGACATGGTCAGCAACCCGGTCGACCAGAGCATCGTCGAACAGATCCACCTGGTCGGCAAGCGCCTTGGGTTGCCGACGGTGGCGGAGTTCGTCGAAGACCGAGACACCCTGCACATGATTCGCAAGCTCGGCATCGACTACGCGCAGGGCCACCTGTTTGCCAAACCCAAGGCGATCGAGACGGTCTTCGCCTCGAGCACCACGTCGCCCTGAACGCTGGCGCCCCAAACGGACAGGGCCAGCGCAAGGCTGGCCCTGGCAGTGCGCGCGCCGGCGTCAGCCCGACAACAGCATGTCGTTCAGGCGCCGCACGAAACCGGCACCGTCTTCGAGCTGACCGCCCTCGGCCAACACCGCCTGGTCGTACAACAAGCTCACCCAGTCGCCAAACCGGTCCTCGTCGGGCTCGGCGTCCATGCGCTGCACGACGGCGTGCTCGGGGTTGATCTCGAGCACGGGTTTGCTCGAGGGCACGTCGTGGCCCGCCTGCTTGAGCAGCTGCTGCATGTGAAGGGCCATGTCCTGCTCACCGAGCACCAGGCACGCAGGTGAACTGGTCAGACGGTGCGACACCTTGACGTCGTCCACCTGATCACCGAGTGCAGCCTTGATGCGCTCGACCAGCCCCTTGGCGTTTTCCTCAGAGGCCTCCTGCGCTTTCTTCTCGTCGTCGTCGGCCACGTCGCCCAGCCCGAGGTCGCCCTTGGCAGCCGAGACGAAGCGCTTGCCATCGAACTCGTTCAGGTGCGACATCAGCCACTCGTCGACGCGATCGAACATCAGCAGCACCTCGATGCCCTTCTTGCGCAGCAGTTCGAGGTGCGGGCTGTTCTTGGCTGCAGCAAAGGTGTCGGCGGTGACGTAGTAGATCTTGTCCTGGCCCTCGGCCATGCGCCCGATGTAGTCCTCGAGCGAGACGGACTGGGTGTCGGTGTCCCTGTGCGTCGAGGCGAAGCGCAGCAATTTGGCGATCTGCTCGCGGTTGGCGAAATCCTCACCCGGCCCTTCTTTCAGGGCCCGACCGAACTGCTCCCAGAACGCCGCGTACTGCTCGGGCTGGTCCGAGGCCAGGTTGTCGAGCAGGCCGAGCACCTTCTTGACCGACCCGCTGCGGATGGCGTCGAGCACCTTGTTGCTCTGCAGGATCTCGCGCGAGACGTTCAACGGCAGGTCGCTCGAATCGACCACGCCGCGCACGAAGCGCAGGTAGCGCGGCATGAGCTTTTCCGGGTCTTCCATGATGAAAACCCGTTGCACGTAGAGCCGCACGCCCTGGGTCTGCTCGCGCTCGTAGAGGTCGAACGGGGCCCGCGCAGGGATGTAGAGCAGGCTCGTGTAGTCGTACTTGCCCTCGACCCGGTTGTGCGACCAGGCCATCGGGTCCTCGTAGTCGTTGCAGACCTGCTGGTAGAAGGCCTTGTACTCGTCGTCCTCGATCTCGTTCTTGGAACGCGCCCAGAGCGCAGAGGACGAGTTCACCGTCTCCCAGGTCGGCTCGCTCGGCGTGGCGTCTTCGTCATCGTCCTCGGACGTCGCGTCAAACGATTGCGCCAGCATGCGAATGGGGAAGGTGACGTGATCGCTGTACTTCTTGATCAACGAGCGCAAGCGCCAGTCATTGACGAACTCGGTGTCGTCGTCGCGCAGGTGCAACACCACTTCGGTGCCGCGCGCCGCGCCGTCGACCGCCTCGAGCGTATAGGAACCGCTGCCGTCGGAGGCCCACTTCACGGCCTCATCAGTCCCGGCCCGGCGGGTGGTGAGTTCGACGTGATCGGCTACCACGAACGCCGAGTAGAAACCGACGCCGAACTGGCCGATCAGGTTGCTGTCCTGCTTCTGGTCACCGGTCATCGCGTCGAGGAACTGTCGCGTGCCCGAGCGGGCAATCGTGCCGATGTTGGCAATCACCTCGTCGCGGTTCATGCCGATGCCGTTGTCACGCACCGTCACGGTGCCGGCCTCGCTGTCGAAGGCCACGTCGATGCCGAGGTCGCTGTCACCGTCGAACAGCGCGTCATTCGACAAGGCCTCGAAGCGCAGCTTGTCGCAGGCGTCGGACGCGTTGGAAATCAGCTCGCGGAGGAAGATCTCCTTGTTCGAGTACAGCGAGTGGATCATCAGCTGGAGGAGCTGTTTGACCTCGGTCTGAAACTCGTGCGTTTCCGCGGCAGGCGTGTCGGTTGTCATGCAGGAGCACCTCTGTCGTCAGTCACCGGAGCAGGCAAGGACGCCGTGCGCCCAGCGCCGCTGCGTCCGGTGGTTTCTCGGTTTGCACCCAATGTGGGGGGTGGGTCGGCAATTTCAAGCGTCGGTGGCGCGCACAGCCGTACGCGGCGAGGCGGGCCCGTGCTCGAGGTGTCGACCCGACCGTGTCTCGACCGATCCCGGGAACTGCAACCCCGGCAGTGCAGACTGACGCGCCCACGCGCCGGGTCCTCGGTCGACGCCAAGCCGGTCGCCGTAAGCGTGTTGGGCAACTGTCCGGCCAGGCCGCCCGTGCCGGGACGTCGGCGTGCGCAACAGGCACAAAAAAAGCGGCCTGTTGGCCGCTTTCACGTGCGCGCTGCCGCGACTCAGCCGAGCTTTTCCTTGATCCGAGCGGAGCGGCCCTGCCGGTCGCGCAGGTAGTACAGCTTCGCCTGACGCACGTCGCCGCGACGCTTGACCGTGATGCTGTCAACCAGCGGGCTGTGGGTCTGGAAGACGCGCTCGACACCCTCGCCGTGCGAGATCTTGCGCACGGTGAAGGACGAGTTGAGGCCGCGGTTCTTTTTCGCGATCACCACACCTTCGAAGGCCTGAAGTCGCTCGCGAGCGCCCTCACGCACCTTCACCTGCACCACCACGGTGTCGCCCGGGCCGAACGTCGGCAGGTCCTGTTTGAGTTGTTCCTGATTCAACACATCGATGATGTTGGCCATGCTTGCATGCTCCGCAGTAAACCCGG harbors:
- a CDS encoding glutathione S-transferase family protein, whose protein sequence is MELVSFDLCPFVQRSVITLLKKDVAHEITYIDLDNPPDWFLAISPLGKVPLLRVDDAVLFESAAINEYIDETHGAPLHPEEPLRRAHNRAWIEFASNLIGVGYRSVIAQDEASYLAVMDERDGMLTHLEGQLSGGPYFNGSVFSLADTAFAPVFVRQAITEPLHARESLADFPKCQQWRDALLALDYVQNSAPADLADRYKARFGKSYLYNH
- a CDS encoding YcgL domain-containing protein, whose product is MDCFVYKGGLKPDCYLYVATKGVFDAVPSALLEQLGTLELVLQFDLHPERTLAQEDARSVITSLNERGFHLQMPPPPEQLPH
- a CDS encoding cytochrome c yields the protein MKIFTSLSVAALLVTGGPVFATGDVVRGQELSTTCAACHGADGNSVIPTNPKLAGQYDSYLVHALKSYRSGARDNALMSGFAANLSDQDIADLAAYFASQTPSVGVVQRGN
- a CDS encoding cytochrome c → MKKTMLALAAAALISAGTVMAADPVAGKTKFETCLGCHGINKWVNAYPTFLVPKLAGQHADYLVAALKAYRERDRPHATMHANAAQLSDEDIADIAAFLSELKP
- a CDS encoding EAL domain-containing protein, which encodes MSTERSSVGPLSAAVAAALPTTATAADAATADALLTALRDPGIATALGVGIGVGALLAVLLRRKTAAAAPTTTDTDTDLPNRPLGQWTGLCHALSVRTGARLVCIHISDDGLECALKAAWQATGDTHATLNFTLPPPSNETRVYNADRAPLPSVTQIAASGAVAGVSVPVLSPSRRPVGWLSAFFDHVELDPGGQAAAHETAALVGALHHLASTPTVNVPPGLATGLSCVPAAVALRDEHGNLLESNDSFRILFADCDDEDQTQLDGIEEDASLLPSALEALYTAEHEVRRRSTAVVRALAIEQNGRRINCCFLGSPLFHDGRITGYASVVLDTGLDTDSLSALPTSQEQRALQTLRAIGEAVISLDTDGGIRHLNPAAERLIGLELADAIDRPFVDACALRDASTGEPFDLHSYLKRAVPSVQVDCVLEAASAPATGSDPATPARAAMDLSTTQQSARRVHLTLSSVLDRGGTPIGAAVTLSDITLQHRITNQLMHQATHDPVTALINRQQFISTLEAALRTVQTEGHDQVLVQIDLDDFKLINDGVGHFAGDALLAQLTPLIQRHIQPDDVLGRLGGDEFGLLLMHTDIVRAKAVADRITSELSAFKFEWSGKRYDVRASIGLTPVLADVPSAMELMQRADVACQTAKDSPHWDVFIYGSGDSEPARKHGTMQMVNVLHHALEHDGFCLFAQPIIALDASVRARGTQHYELLLRMLDPNGQAVSPGRFLGAAERYGLTSKIDRWVIENALALAGNTFHEHGYEFGVNLSGSSLSDPTLLDFISREMNRYDFQNNCLCFEITETEAIVDLDVARHVILSLRDRGCRFALDDFGSGLSSFTYLKHLPVDYLKIDGSFVKDMVSNPVDQSIVEQIHLVGKRLGLPTVAEFVEDRDTLHMIRKLGIDYAQGHLFAKPKAIETVFASSTTSP
- the htpG gene encoding molecular chaperone HtpG, yielding MTTDTPAAETHEFQTEVKQLLQLMIHSLYSNKEIFLRELISNASDACDKLRFEALSNDALFDGDSDLGIDVAFDSEAGTVTVRDNGIGMNRDEVIANIGTIARSGTRQFLDAMTGDQKQDSNLIGQFGVGFYSAFVVADHVELTTRRAGTDEAVKWASDGSGSYTLEAVDGAARGTEVVLHLRDDDTEFVNDWRLRSLIKKYSDHVTFPIRMLAQSFDATSEDDDEDATPSEPTWETVNSSSALWARSKNEIEDDEYKAFYQQVCNDYEDPMAWSHNRVEGKYDYTSLLYIPARAPFDLYEREQTQGVRLYVQRVFIMEDPEKLMPRYLRFVRGVVDSSDLPLNVSREILQSNKVLDAIRSGSVKKVLGLLDNLASDQPEQYAAFWEQFGRALKEGPGEDFANREQIAKLLRFASTHRDTDTQSVSLEDYIGRMAEGQDKIYYVTADTFAAAKNSPHLELLRKKGIEVLLMFDRVDEWLMSHLNEFDGKRFVSAAKGDLGLGDVADDDEKKAQEASEENAKGLVERIKAALGDQVDDVKVSHRLTSSPACLVLGEQDMALHMQQLLKQAGHDVPSSKPVLEINPEHAVVQRMDAEPDEDRFGDWVSLLYDQAVLAEGGQLEDGAGFVRRLNDMLLSG
- the rplS gene encoding 50S ribosomal protein L19, which translates into the protein MANIIDVLNQEQLKQDLPTFGPGDTVVVQVKVREGARERLQAFEGVVIAKKNRGLNSSFTVRKISHGEGVERVFQTHSPLVDSITVKRRGDVRQAKLYYLRDRQGRSARIKEKLG